A single region of the Bdellovibrio sp. GT3 genome encodes:
- a CDS encoding sensor histidine kinase: MITRSLFGRNYFIFVSIIIVFIFMAFGSTWLVSYLDKPSQVQFVRPPNHLFRNVYQQLDNDPLVAFRKLQDSNTSDNFLRFDIVDRTGKSLVNGEVVLPRALNDSDLKTMSQDKSVRFGESNFGPPKIEVAKTKFADVYFVHRFRPPPGFGAPMGDQPPPPGGPGGPGDFRGPHPGEMGPPPPHKGAPPPPPNMGRKNPLFITIGFLIVFTLISVGVALLYQFSRYRDRANEAFHVLNELRHGNLSARMPTKKLEELGPLVQAFNQMAGDVESMVESLRKADQARRQLLQDLAHDLRTPLASLQTFLETLEVGEGRLAPEKRQEIVSLCFSEVEYFGKLVEDLLFLAQITEPKYSAGTEEINLLERVQDQVTVFKNRYPNLKFKIESTLDASKANVMGSSKLVDRLLRNAFENSSSFAKGEVHISITNGGPKLNLSITDDGPGFSESSLKEFGHKKASRSLSDGSSGKRISVGIGSVIMREIIQLHGGELKAENLVLSPNESHISGGRVSFWFPKS; encoded by the coding sequence ATGATCACCCGCTCCTTGTTTGGTAGAAACTATTTTATCTTTGTTTCAATCATCATCGTTTTTATCTTTATGGCATTTGGCTCCACATGGCTGGTTTCCTATTTGGACAAACCCTCCCAGGTCCAATTTGTGCGACCTCCCAACCATTTGTTCCGCAACGTTTATCAACAACTGGATAACGACCCCCTGGTTGCTTTTAGAAAGCTTCAGGATAGCAACACTTCGGATAACTTTTTGCGTTTTGATATCGTCGATAGAACTGGAAAAAGCCTGGTCAACGGAGAAGTTGTTTTACCCCGAGCTTTGAATGATTCAGATCTTAAGACCATGTCCCAGGATAAATCCGTTCGCTTCGGCGAGTCCAATTTTGGACCTCCCAAAATTGAAGTCGCAAAAACGAAGTTTGCCGATGTCTACTTCGTCCATCGTTTTCGTCCGCCGCCTGGTTTCGGTGCTCCTATGGGCGACCAACCACCTCCTCCGGGTGGACCGGGCGGTCCTGGTGACTTTAGAGGACCACATCCTGGTGAAATGGGACCTCCTCCACCGCACAAAGGTGCTCCTCCTCCGCCACCAAACATGGGTCGGAAAAATCCCCTCTTCATCACAATTGGCTTTTTGATTGTGTTTACTTTGATCTCGGTGGGTGTGGCTTTGCTTTACCAATTCTCCCGCTATCGCGATCGCGCCAACGAAGCCTTCCATGTTCTGAATGAACTTCGTCATGGCAATCTGTCAGCACGTATGCCCACAAAAAAATTGGAGGAATTGGGACCACTGGTTCAAGCCTTCAATCAAATGGCCGGCGATGTGGAAAGCATGGTTGAAAGTTTACGCAAGGCCGATCAGGCCCGCCGTCAACTTCTGCAGGATCTCGCACACGACTTGCGCACTCCCCTGGCCTCTTTGCAGACCTTTCTGGAAACGCTGGAGGTCGGCGAAGGTCGACTTGCGCCTGAGAAACGTCAGGAAATTGTTTCCTTGTGTTTTTCGGAAGTGGAATACTTTGGAAAACTGGTTGAGGATTTGTTGTTCCTGGCACAAATCACCGAACCAAAATATTCAGCAGGCACCGAGGAGATCAACTTACTGGAACGCGTACAGGACCAGGTGACGGTCTTTAAGAACCGTTATCCAAATTTGAAATTCAAAATCGAAAGCACCTTGGATGCCTCCAAGGCAAACGTCATGGGTTCATCAAAGCTGGTGGACCGCCTGCTAAGAAATGCGTTTGAAAACTCCTCCTCCTTTGCCAAGGGAGAGGTGCATATTAGTATCACCAACGGTGGCCCCAAACTGAATCTTTCCATCACGGATGACGGACCTGGATTTTCGGAGTCTTCACTCAAAGAATTTGGTCACAAAAAAGCCAGCCGCAGTTTATCAGATGGTTCGTCAGGCAAACGAATCTCTGTCGGCATTGGCTCCGTGATCATGCGAGAAATCATTCAGCTTCACGGTGGCGAACTGAAAGCGGAAAACCTTGTCCTGTCCCCGAATGAGAGTCACATTTCGGGTGGACGTGTTTCATTTTGGTTTCCTAAATCCTAG
- a CDS encoding response regulator transcription factor produces the protein MAVQIFLLEDDPILGKAIQMQLELDQFQVHWAKSLAAGREIFKTQPGIDLFLLDVNLPDGNGYEFCEWLRSEGIQTPIMFLTARTDEESVVRGFEHGANDYIRKPFGQKEIMVRIKNQLNDRKPTLDLLRFAGLTLIKNQQVLKTEDGLVNLNRREFEILRVFFENPETIISREKLIASLSSGEELFDRTVDSHISHIRSKLTKNGIQNVKINSVYGQGYRLEKLA, from the coding sequence ATGGCTGTACAAATTTTTCTTCTTGAAGATGACCCTATACTGGGCAAAGCAATTCAAATGCAGCTTGAGCTTGATCAATTTCAAGTTCATTGGGCCAAATCATTGGCAGCTGGTCGTGAGATTTTCAAAACTCAACCGGGCATCGATTTATTTTTGCTGGACGTAAATCTTCCGGATGGAAATGGCTATGAGTTCTGTGAATGGTTGCGTAGTGAAGGCATTCAAACTCCGATCATGTTCCTTACTGCTCGCACGGACGAGGAAAGTGTCGTTCGTGGATTTGAGCATGGTGCCAACGATTACATCCGTAAACCATTCGGCCAAAAAGAAATCATGGTACGGATCAAGAATCAACTCAATGACCGCAAGCCCACTTTGGATTTGTTGCGTTTTGCTGGCTTAACCCTGATTAAAAATCAGCAGGTTCTAAAAACCGAAGACGGCCTGGTGAATCTAAATCGTCGTGAGTTTGAGATCCTGCGCGTATTCTTTGAAAATCCCGAAACAATTATCTCCCGGGAAAAGCTGATCGCCAGTTTGTCATCGGGAGAGGAACTCTTTGACCGTACCGTTGACTCCCATATCAGCCACATTCGTTCCAAACTTACCAAGAACGGTATTCAGAATGTGAAAATCAACTCCGTCTATGGACAAGGTTACCGTCTGGAGAAATTGGCATGA
- a CDS encoding KH domain-containing protein has product MTVEQQLNEARQRIGSIMATVVKEMTSCKENVEVTFSCGEKTTIYKVDLPQEYRGKLIGAQGKNISSLRNILGAMAGNHGFRAIIELVV; this is encoded by the coding sequence GTGACAGTCGAGCAACAATTGAACGAAGCACGTCAACGTATTGGATCCATCATGGCAACGGTAGTTAAAGAAATGACTTCTTGTAAAGAGAATGTGGAAGTCACTTTTTCTTGCGGGGAGAAAACTACGATATACAAAGTCGACCTTCCGCAAGAGTATCGCGGTAAGTTGATTGGGGCTCAGGGTAAGAATATTTCGTCCTTAAGAAATATACTGGGCGCGATGGCGGGGAATCATGGGTTCCGCGCAATTATTGAGCTGGTGGTTTAA
- a CDS encoding Dps family protein: MKYGAQKETSAGTVHTFNKATAKGSQKDSDKSTQTGTVGELKKTLADLYLLQLKTQNFHWNVEGPLFFSLHKLFEKQYEQIAEYVDRSAEVLRAMKSPAPGSFQAFKKLADVEECTDEKLSATKMIDILTADHTTLAELYKARLETAEQEEETSAVTLYEDLISFHEKAAWMIRSHLS; the protein is encoded by the coding sequence ATGAAATACGGAGCACAAAAAGAAACTTCAGCCGGCACAGTTCATACCTTCAATAAAGCCACTGCGAAAGGCTCACAGAAGGATTCAGATAAAAGCACCCAAACCGGCACGGTGGGTGAATTGAAGAAAACTCTGGCTGATCTTTATCTACTACAACTAAAAACCCAAAACTTTCATTGGAATGTTGAGGGTCCTTTGTTCTTTTCACTGCATAAACTATTCGAAAAACAATACGAACAAATTGCCGAGTATGTGGATCGCTCCGCAGAAGTGTTGCGCGCCATGAAGTCGCCAGCGCCCGGCAGTTTTCAAGCCTTTAAAAAATTAGCTGATGTGGAAGAGTGCACTGATGAAAAACTCAGTGCTACAAAAATGATCGATATACTAACAGCCGATCACACCACACTTGCAGAGCTCTACAAAGCCCGCCTTGAAACAGCGGAGCAAGAAGAGGAAACCAGTGCTGTGACTCTGTACGAAGACTTGATCAGCTTCCACGAAAAAGCAGCTTGGATGATTCGCAGTCATCTCTCCTAG
- a CDS encoding hydrogen peroxide-inducible genes activator: protein MTLTQLEYILAVGDTGSFSQAAVQCHVTQPTLSMQIQKLEDELNVILFDRTKQPVRPTQVGELVLQQARIVVQSSQHLREIVAENKGAISGTLRIGIIPTLAPYLLPLFLNKFMSKFPDVHLVIDEMETQLLVEKIRNNSLDIGIAVTPIDDINIASKVLFYEPFTAYFSPQHPLLQKKHVDESDLSLNEMLLLSEGHCFREQSLGLCKNRKNENVTTNFSFEGGSLETLKKLVDQGDGFTLLPLLATDDVRDKKRLKPFTAPIPTREVSLLHGPHFQRKALLKALIETIITALPKDVPLQKSKQQFKVDNPLGHRS, encoded by the coding sequence ATGACACTTACACAACTTGAATACATTTTAGCTGTTGGTGATACCGGGAGTTTTAGCCAAGCGGCTGTTCAGTGTCACGTTACACAACCTACACTTAGCATGCAGATTCAAAAGCTAGAAGACGAACTCAATGTCATTTTGTTTGACCGCACAAAACAACCCGTGCGTCCTACTCAGGTGGGAGAGTTGGTACTGCAACAAGCAAGAATTGTAGTTCAAAGTTCGCAGCATCTTCGCGAGATCGTCGCTGAAAACAAAGGCGCTATCAGTGGAACTTTGCGCATCGGCATAATACCCACATTGGCTCCCTATTTACTGCCGCTGTTTCTGAATAAATTCATGAGTAAATTCCCAGATGTGCATCTGGTGATCGACGAGATGGAAACGCAGCTACTTGTGGAGAAAATTCGCAACAACTCCCTGGACATAGGAATCGCGGTAACGCCCATTGATGATATCAATATCGCCTCGAAAGTGCTTTTCTATGAACCGTTCACAGCGTACTTCTCTCCTCAGCATCCTTTGTTACAAAAAAAACATGTCGACGAATCAGATCTGTCCTTAAATGAAATGTTATTGCTCAGCGAAGGACATTGTTTTCGGGAACAAAGCCTGGGGCTTTGCAAAAACAGAAAAAATGAAAACGTGACCACGAATTTTTCCTTTGAAGGCGGCAGCCTGGAAACTTTGAAAAAGCTCGTTGACCAAGGCGACGGTTTTACCCTGCTTCCCTTGCTCGCGACTGATGATGTGCGTGACAAGAAGCGCTTAAAGCCATTCACTGCACCCATTCCCACTCGGGAAGTCAGCCTGCTGCATGGCCCTCACTTTCAGCGCAAAGCGCTTTTGAAGGCACTGATCGAAACCATCATCACAGCGTTGCCGAAAGATGTTCCTCTACAAAAATCAAAGCAGCAGTTCAAGGTCGACAATCCTTTAGGCCATCGCAGCTAG
- a CDS encoding protein-L-isoaspartate O-methyltransferase family protein: MEQYQDLLLKRSLPLSEQVVEAYYRHPRHLFVPEYTLQEAYEDIPLLLYKKGTFVSTISQPSFVMRILDMLQLAPGQKVFELGAGSGWNTALISYIVGPEGKVVSTEIIPEVADRARGILDQMRITNVKVLTGDGFEGYQAEAPYDRVIFTAGSFELPQGIFEQLKEDGLMIFVKKQEKKNDMLQLIKKVQGQMQILNSIPCSFVTVNRSGESRLQDGTL, from the coding sequence ATGGAACAATATCAGGATTTGCTGCTAAAAAGATCTCTGCCATTGTCTGAACAGGTTGTTGAGGCTTACTACCGACACCCAAGACACTTGTTTGTACCAGAATATACATTGCAAGAAGCTTACGAGGATATTCCTTTGCTGCTGTATAAAAAGGGAACCTTCGTTTCCACGATTTCTCAACCCAGCTTCGTGATGCGAATTCTTGATATGCTTCAGCTGGCACCTGGCCAAAAAGTTTTTGAACTGGGAGCAGGCTCCGGTTGGAATACCGCTTTGATTTCTTATATCGTGGGACCGGAAGGTAAAGTCGTCAGCACGGAAATTATTCCCGAGGTGGCTGATCGTGCTCGTGGCATTTTGGATCAGATGCGTATCACCAACGTCAAAGTCCTAACGGGTGATGGGTTTGAAGGGTACCAAGCTGAGGCACCTTATGACCGCGTGATCTTCACAGCCGGTTCCTTTGAGTTACCTCAGGGTATATTTGAACAACTCAAAGAAGATGGATTGATGATTTTCGTAAAAAAGCAGGAAAAAAAGAATGACATGCTTCAATTGATCAAAAAGGTTCAAGGGCAAATGCAGATTCTGAATTCCATTCCCTGTTCGTTTGTCACTGTGAATCGCTCTGGCGAGTCCCGCCTTCAAGACGGGACCCTGTAG
- a CDS encoding transcriptional regulator: MVTPGNAWQDLKRELMEKWHELTESELESTRGNSNRIVDLLEKKVGMRIEDASERFAEIASRYHLYDEPEETTPTPDKEKEERIMELSPKDPDTRPDITPKH, translated from the coding sequence ATGGTTACACCGGGAAATGCTTGGCAGGATTTAAAAAGAGAGCTCATGGAAAAATGGCATGAGCTTACTGAAAGTGAGTTGGAAAGCACTCGGGGTAACTCCAACAGGATTGTCGATCTTTTGGAGAAAAAGGTCGGAATGCGCATTGAGGATGCCAGCGAGAGATTTGCAGAAATTGCCTCGCGCTACCACCTTTATGATGAACCCGAAGAGACGACACCAACTCCCGATAAGGAAAAAGAGGAACGGATCATGGAGCTATCCCCTAAGGATCCGGACACTCGTCCCGACATAACTCCTAAACATTAA
- a CDS encoding OmpA family protein, with the protein MSSLCTKVIISSAFVIGIIGCASKPPSYSAIPDTSDPMVEISQTEQLLNEARSKQMDVLSPDNFKNAEKALAKAKEGIADKDKASDILEQVSYSRGWLQEGTTKSDIARKSIGPIVDARSGALAANAPEMYPKEWKKLESKLENMTSDIEKGSLKAADKRGSDLVASYRQLERDSVEKRYLGGAKSTIEAAEKDKASEKAPRSLGLARGQYNETMKLIAADPRNTTGITRSASNATKASDHLAEVMVKVNAGNTEALVLQTEKQQRQISSLRTETSTQSRELTAAEKQLQSARSTEAAAATATRIRSELNAKDAEVFAQDGKVTVRLKGLNFPSGSANLSASNKALLTKVESVLEEIPTSKIEVQGHTDSTGSNDVNMRISEKRAQAVQKQLIANGTPATGVDAIGLGDEKPIGSNNTAAGRAQNRRIDLVIEPKIQE; encoded by the coding sequence ATGTCGTCCCTTTGCACTAAGGTGATTATATCATCTGCCTTTGTTATCGGAATTATCGGATGTGCCAGCAAACCACCAAGTTACTCAGCTATACCTGATACCTCAGATCCAATGGTTGAAATTTCACAAACTGAACAACTTCTAAATGAAGCCCGTTCAAAGCAAATGGACGTCCTTTCCCCTGACAACTTCAAAAATGCGGAGAAAGCTCTAGCGAAAGCCAAAGAAGGCATCGCAGACAAAGACAAAGCTTCAGATATCCTGGAACAGGTTTCTTACTCCAGAGGCTGGCTGCAAGAAGGAACCACAAAGTCTGACATTGCACGCAAGTCCATCGGACCGATTGTGGATGCACGTTCAGGCGCCTTGGCTGCCAATGCACCTGAAATGTACCCAAAAGAATGGAAAAAACTGGAAAGCAAACTTGAAAACATGACTTCCGATATTGAAAAAGGAAGTTTGAAGGCCGCCGACAAACGAGGCTCTGATCTCGTGGCATCCTATCGTCAGTTGGAACGCGATTCTGTGGAAAAGCGTTACCTGGGCGGTGCGAAGAGCACAATTGAAGCTGCTGAAAAAGACAAGGCCTCTGAAAAGGCTCCCCGCTCATTGGGCCTGGCACGAGGACAATACAACGAGACCATGAAACTCATTGCAGCTGATCCTCGCAATACCACGGGCATTACGCGTTCAGCGTCCAATGCAACCAAAGCCTCAGATCACCTGGCTGAAGTGATGGTTAAAGTAAATGCCGGAAATACTGAGGCACTGGTGTTGCAAACTGAAAAACAACAACGTCAAATTTCCAGCTTGCGCACAGAGACGTCCACTCAATCCCGCGAACTCACAGCCGCTGAAAAACAATTGCAATCGGCACGCTCCACAGAAGCCGCAGCAGCAACAGCGACCAGAATCCGCAGTGAGTTGAACGCCAAGGATGCCGAAGTCTTCGCACAAGACGGCAAAGTCACAGTACGCCTGAAAGGCTTGAACTTCCCTTCCGGCAGCGCAAACCTTTCGGCCAGCAACAAAGCATTGCTAACCAAAGTTGAATCAGTTTTGGAGGAAATCCCAACATCCAAAATTGAAGTTCAAGGTCATACAGATTCCACAGGTAGCAACGACGTCAACATGCGCATCTCCGAGAAACGCGCTCAAGCCGTGCAAAAACAATTGATCGCCAACGGAACGCCAGCTACCGGAGTTGACGCTATTGGGTTGGGTGATGAAAAACCTATCGGCAGCAACAACACTGCTGCAGGTCGTGCACAAAACCGTCGTATCGACTTGGTTATCGAACCTAAAATTCAGGAGTAG
- a CDS encoding Crp/Fnr family transcriptional regulator, whose protein sequence is MKLQDLLDRAETLRRYKAGQTIFEAGSEPLGLYKINTGLIKLDSSSSSGSAHTLRLIGPGGLVGYRALFAGENYYASAIAVEDTVLSFIPKVEILALFRNHPEAAMQFLEYLSRDLRLAEAKWTGQMDKDAAARVADAILFLQDNFPQQNWTRKEIAQWAGTTPETVIRTLANFEKEGIVDQSTGRSIQIKNRQLLLAKAEEE, encoded by the coding sequence ATGAAACTTCAGGATTTATTGGATAGAGCCGAGACACTTAGGCGTTACAAGGCTGGACAGACTATATTTGAAGCTGGCAGCGAGCCACTCGGGCTTTATAAAATCAACACCGGGCTTATCAAACTGGATTCATCCTCTTCCAGTGGTTCCGCTCATACCTTGCGATTGATCGGACCCGGTGGACTTGTCGGTTACCGCGCCCTGTTTGCTGGCGAAAACTACTATGCTTCGGCGATTGCGGTTGAAGACACTGTTCTTTCCTTTATTCCGAAGGTTGAAATTCTGGCACTTTTCCGCAATCACCCGGAAGCGGCCATGCAGTTTTTGGAATACCTCTCCCGTGACTTGCGTTTGGCTGAGGCCAAATGGACCGGTCAGATGGATAAAGACGCCGCCGCCCGAGTTGCCGATGCTATTTTGTTTTTACAAGACAATTTCCCGCAACAGAATTGGACCAGAAAAGAAATCGCACAATGGGCTGGGACCACTCCCGAAACAGTGATTCGCACTCTGGCGAATTTTGAAAAAGAAGGCATCGTGGATCAATCCACGGGCCGCTCCATTCAGATCAAAAACCGCCAACTACTTTTGGCAAAAGCCGAAGAAGAATAG
- a CDS encoding HNH endonuclease family protein, protein MIRKLLAGALVSICALNVHAEISDYEDINGNNPRFDEYYTVSTQSPTNHHEAPENRIDPWVAAQELFDSSAVIGEIKAAVISLLHFDHHNEDYGNVGQPYNRKSHFGGWIYPSHDNSCLNTRGLVLARDSSIPVTMNSSGCSVVSGQWAEPYTGKTVTQASEIQIDHFVPLKNAYVSGAHKWNYSKRCLYANFMGNNFQLLATDGPENMRKSDNTPERYMPPNRAYSCQYLAQWLKVKLIWDLGLTPPEKQIVENLVQQNHCDPKQFQYTVSELQTQKRLMADNANLCH, encoded by the coding sequence ATGATCAGAAAGCTTCTTGCCGGAGCACTTGTATCGATCTGCGCGTTAAATGTTCATGCCGAGATTTCGGATTATGAAGATATAAACGGAAATAACCCACGATTTGACGAATACTACACTGTTTCCACTCAATCACCCACGAACCATCACGAAGCACCTGAAAACAGAATAGATCCATGGGTTGCGGCTCAGGAGCTGTTTGATTCCTCTGCTGTGATCGGAGAGATCAAGGCCGCTGTCATTTCGCTTTTACACTTTGATCATCACAATGAAGATTATGGAAATGTGGGGCAGCCCTACAATCGTAAAAGTCATTTTGGTGGTTGGATTTATCCAAGCCATGATAATTCGTGTTTAAACACACGGGGCTTGGTTTTAGCGCGGGATTCCAGTATTCCGGTGACTATGAATTCCAGTGGTTGTTCCGTGGTCAGCGGGCAATGGGCCGAGCCTTATACTGGCAAAACGGTGACGCAAGCTTCGGAGATTCAAATTGATCACTTTGTGCCGTTGAAAAATGCCTACGTCAGCGGCGCACATAAGTGGAATTATTCAAAACGCTGTTTATATGCAAATTTCATGGGTAATAACTTTCAGCTTCTGGCAACAGACGGGCCTGAGAACATGAGAAAAAGCGATAACACTCCAGAAAGATACATGCCACCCAATCGCGCGTACTCTTGTCAGTATCTGGCGCAGTGGTTGAAAGTGAAATTGATCTGGGATCTGGGTTTGACGCCGCCGGAAAAGCAAATTGTCGAAAATTTGGTTCAACAAAATCATTGTGATCCAAAGCAATTTCAATACACAGTCAGCGAGCTTCAGACGCAAAAGCGACTTATGGCGGATAACGCCAATTTGTGCCACTGA